Proteins found in one Dryobates pubescens isolate bDryPub1 chromosome 1, bDryPub1.pri, whole genome shotgun sequence genomic segment:
- the CAMKV gene encoding caM kinase-like vesicle-associated protein, translating to MPFGCVTLGDKKDYNQPSEVTDRYDLGQVIKTEEFCEIFRAKEKTTGKLYTCKKFLKRDGRKVRKAAKNEIIILKMVKHPNILQLVDVYITRKEYFIFLELATGREVFDWILDQGYYSEKDTSNVIRQVLEAVAYLHSLKIVHRNLKLENLVYYNRLKNSKIVISDFHLAKLENGLIKEPCGTPEYLAPEVVGRQRYGRPVDCWAIGVIMYILLSGNPPFYEEADEDDYENHDKNLFRKILAGDYEFDPPYWDDISQAAKELVTRLMEVEQDQRITAEEAISHEWISGNAASDKNIKDGVCAQIEKNFARAKWKKAVRVTTLMKRLRAPEQTETASAPAPASAPASAPAPASASASAPAPASAPAPAPAATTATTATTAVTAASNAATAASNAATAAAATEATAATDTAAPAASSTPPAAAQTPAPATPPATTCNGDGAATTAAAAPTEAPGEQTG from the exons ATGCCGTTTGGTTGTGTGACACTGGGAGACAAGAAAGATTATAACCAGCCGTCCGAGGTGACCGACAGATATGACCTGGGCCAGGTCATCAAAAC GGAGGAGTTCTGTGAAATCTTCCGGGCCAAGGAGAAGACGACAGGGAAGCTGTACACCTGCAAGAAGTTTCTGAAGCGGGACGGGCGGAAAGTGCGGAAGGCAGCCAAAAACGAGATCATCATCCTCAAAAT GGTGAAGCACCCCAACATCCTGCAGCTGGTGGACGTCTACATCACCCGCAAGGAATATTTCATCTTCCTGGAGCT GGCCACTGGCCGGGAGGTCTTTGACTGGATCCTGGACCAGGGCTACTATTCAGAGAAGGACACTAGCAACGTCATCCGGCAAGTGCTGGAGGCCGTTGCTTACCTGCACTCACTCAAGATTGTCCACAGGAACCTCaag CTGGAGAATCTGGTGTACTATAACCGTCTGAAGAACTCCAAGATCGTTATCAGTGATTTCCACCTGGCCAAGTTGGAGAACGGACTTATCAAAGAGCCCTGTGGCACCCCTGAGTACCTGG CTCCGGAGGTGGTGGGACGGCAGCGGTACGGGCGGCCAGTGGACTGCTGGGCCATTGGTGTCATCATGTACATCCT CCTCTCAGGGAATCCCCCCTTCTACGAGGAGGCAGATGAGGATGACTATGAGAACCATGACAAGAACCTCTTCCGCAAAATCCTGGCAGGAGACTATGAGTTTGACCCACCATACTGGGATGACATCTCACAGGCGG CCAAGGAGCTGGTGACACGCCTGATGGAggtggagcaggaccagagaatcacGGCGGAAGAGGCCATCTCCCACGAGTG gatctctggcaatgctgcctCTGACAAGAACATCAAGGATGGTGTCTGTGCACAGATCGAGAAGAACTTTGCCCGAGCCAAGTGGAAG AAAGCCGTGCGAGTGACCACGCTCATGAAGCGCCTTCGGGCGCCCGAGCAGACGGAGACGGCCtctgccccggccccggcctcGGCCCCGGCctcggccccggccccggcctcGGCCTCGGCctcggccccggccccggcctcggccccggccccggccccggccgctACCACTGCCACCACCGCTACCACCGCCGTCACCGCTGCTTCCAACGCTGCCACCGCCGCTTCCAACGctgccaccgccgccgccgccaccgaaGCCACCGCCGCCACGGACACTGCGGCCCCCGCGGCCTCGAGCACTCCGCCCGCCGCCGCGCAGACCCCGGCCCCCGCCACGCCTCCTGCCACCACGTGTAACGGGGACGGGGCTGCCACCACCGCGGCTGCCGCCCCCACCGAGGCCCCTGGCGAGCAGACCGGCTGA